Sequence from the Candidatus Neomarinimicrobiota bacterium genome:
GCGCCAGCGGCACTTGGTGGCCACCACAAGCTGCTGCCGCGGCAGTTCCTTCAGGGCCTTGCCCAGCACCACCTCCGACTGCCCATCAGCGTAAACGTCGGCCACGTCGAACAGGTTCACCCCGGCAGCAAAGGCCTGGTGGATGAGGGCAATGGCGGCCTTCTCGTCCACCCAGCCCCCGACGTTGAGCCAGCCGCCCAGGGCAATCTCCGAGACCTGCAGGCCGCTGCGGCCCAGGTGGCGGTAGTTCATGCTGGCGAGCCTAAGTACATGGGGAGGGTGGCAATTTACGGGCGGCGGCCAGCGGGCGACAATAGTTGGGCCGCCTGCAGGGCAGTGCTAAATTAACCCGTTGAAGCGGGCCGCCGGCCCCACCACTGACCACCGCATCCCATAAGGAGAGACCATGCTACTGGAACCGGGCACAGCCGCCCCCGACTTCACCCTCCCCGATGCCGATAACCAGCGGGTGTCGCTGAGCGACTTCCGGGGACGTAAGCTGGTGCTATGGTTTTTCCCCAAAGCCAATACCCCTGGCTGAATTATCGAAGGCAAGGGATTCCGGGACGAATTCCAGGCGTTTGAGCAGGCCGGCATCCAGATCGTGGGCGTGAGCGGCGACCCACCGGTGAAGCAGAAGAAGTTCGCGGACAAGTACGGCTTCCCATACCCCCTGCTGTGCGACGAGGGGCACGAGGTGATGAAGGCCTACGGCGTGTGGGGCCCCAAGAAGATGTTGGGGCGGGAGTACGAGGGCATCCGCCGCACGACGTACCTCATTGATGAGCAAGGCAACGTTGCCAAAGTCTATGCCAAGGTGCGGCCGCCGAACCACGCCAAGGCGATTTTGGAGGAGTGGGCGTAGGGGCCAAGATAGGCACCAGTTGTATCGCGATGGTAATCTGGGAATCGAGAAATGAGATTCGTCTAGTTGAGCTCCGCGTGAAAATGATTTCATCAGTTATTGGATCAATCAGCATCTCCGGCTGAGCCTAAATCTCTAATTATGCTGTCTCCGACCTCGATAGCCCGGGAGGCTGAAGCAATCGTCATCTCAACATTGTCTACAAGCCGCCTAACTTGTTTGGCTGCATTACTAGTTGCCTTGTTAAGAAAGCGCTCAATCTTCGGAATCTGGTCCAGTGCCACGCTAAGATTCGCAAACGAATCTCTACCTGCCCTAGCTTTTTCAAGCAATTCTCTGATCGGCTCAAGCTGAACTGAGATGAGTTCGTGCCCGGTCTCTGGGTTGTCGGCAATCAAATTCCCAAAGAATGAGATGATAAACTCAAGGCTGTTACTAGTAGTTGATGTTACCTCACTATATCGAACGTTCGCTTCCTCCAATTTGAGCGCAAATCGATCGATGTCTATTGCAATAGAACGGGATATGGCCCTAGAGTGTGCTGCCGATTCAGAGTTCTTGAACCCCTTTGTTCCACGATTCATGGCGGCAGTAATGGCGTCCATCTCCTCTCCAACGTCATTTATAATGTCCGTAAGGAGAAGGAATCCCTCCTCCATATCTGCTACGTGGTCTAAGAATCCCCGCTCATCACTCGAATTAGGATCCTTAGCGCCAACCCCTAGATTGGGGACCCCAGTGGAATGATTCGTTTGATCAGCAGGTTCTTTGACAGACCCACCGTGATGCGGGAGAAAATCGGTTATAGGATTCCCAAATCTTACGCCGCCCGAAAGAAATCCAGACGCGAGTTCGCTAAGTCGACTGCGAGCGGTGTCAATTTCAGCGAAATGCGTGCTGTAGGAGACAAAGCGATAGGGCTTGAGATCAAACGGTATTTCCTCGGAGTCTTGCGTCAGATGAATCACTGGGCGTTGAAGAGCATGAGCAAGACCGAGCTCATAAAAGACATTTTCATTACCGCCGGTGAGGTCTGCGATGACCAGATCTGACTCTGAAAGAGAAACCACAATATCCTGCAGAATGCTTCGCTGGTTTTGGATGTCATCGGCGCGAAACACCTCAAAGCCTAACTTTTCCAACGCAGGCTTTATGAACTGAGCATATACAGCGTCGAATTCCTTATCGAATGGCATGATAACGAAAGCGCGCGGCATTTTTGCTGTCATTTTTGCAATTTTTCTGCCTCCGCTCGCACCTTCTCAACCGCCGCCACAATCCCATCCATCATGTTCCTGTCCGCCAGCAGCTCGAACTGCCGCAGCCAGACCCCCTGCTGAGAGACGTACTCGGTCACCGGCCAGGATTGGGCCGAGCCGCCCTTGGCCTGCTGCTCCTTAGAGTAGAGGAACGGCAGGTCGGTGAGGGGCCTGTAGCCCTGGGAGGCCACCACCCCCTCCGCGTTGAGCGCTTCCAGGAAGCGGGCCCTGGGCAGGCCGTCAAACGGGTCCGGATCGTAGGTAAAAATGAACAGGTGGTAGGCGTTGCGTCCGGTTTCCGGGTAGCGCCGGGCGCAGGTGATGCCTGGGATGGCGCCGAGCCGCTCCTCCAGGTAGCGTCCGTTGGCCTCCCGGGTGACGGCCCAGGACTCCACCTGGGGCAGCTGGTGCAGCAGCACGGCGGCCTGAAAGGCGGAGATGCGCAGGTTCAGCCCCAGGGCTACGTGCTCGTGCCACGGGCCGCCCAGCGCCCGCCCGCAGTTGTAGATCTGGTACGCCCGCTCATAATAGGCCCGGTCGTTGGTGAGCAATATACCGCCCTCGCCGCCGGTCATATTTTTTGACGACTGAAACGAAAAGCAGCCCGCCAGACCGAGGGCGCCCACCTTGCGGCCGGCGTAAATAGCGCCGTGGGCCTGCGCCGCGTCCTCGATGACCGCCAGTCCGTGCTGCTCCGCCAGCTTGTTAATGGCGGCCATATCGGCGGGGTTGCCCCCGATATGCACCGGCAGGATGGCGCGGGTGCGGGGCGTGATACGCCGGGCGGCGTCCTGGGGATCGAGATTGAAAGTGGTGGGGTCCACGTCAGCGAAGACCGGGTGAGCCCCGGCATAGCGCACGGCAGCGGCGGTGGCCACGAAGGTATAGGCGGGGAGGATGACCTCGTCCCCCGGCTCCACCCCCAAGGCCAGCAAGGCGGCCTGGAGGGCCAGCGTGCCGTTGGCCATGGCCAGCGCGAATTCGGCTTCGTGGTAGGCGGCGAAGGCCTCCTCGAACTGCTTGATGGTCGCTGAGCGCACCCCCCACTGGTCCTCCTCCACGACCTGCCGGAGCGCCTCCACCAGTCCCGGCAGGCGCGGCGGCCAGGAGGGCCACTGGGTGCGGTCGACGGCCGGGGCACCGCCAAGGAGCGCCAACTGTTCCGCGGGCTGACGAGTGGACGTACTCATGGGCCGCCGAAGCTACGCGATCCGAGGCCTGTATAGCGCCCCTTTTTCACGGCCCCTGACCCCTGCGCCCGGGAAGTTCCTCCAGCGCTTCCAGGGAGCGCGGCCAGTCCGCTTTCAGCAGGCGCGACAGAGCACGGTCGGCCAGCAACTTGCCCCCGGTCTGGCAGTGGGGGCAGTAGTTGGTCTCGTTGCTGGCGTAACGAATGCGCTGCACCGGGTGGCCGCAGACCGGGCAGGGCTGGCCGTGGCGTCCGTGCACGGCCATGCCCTCGCGAAACGCGGTAACTTTTTCGGGGAAGCCGTCGCCCACTTCCTGGCGCAGGCGGTCGGTCCAGTCCCGGAGCACGTCTTGGGCGGCCAGCCGCAGGCGCTCGATGGCCTCGTCCCCAAGCCGTTGGCTGAGTGCCAGCGGCGACAGCCGGGCACGGTGCAGGATTTCATCGGAGTAGGCGTTGCCGATGCCGTCAAACAGGCGCGGGTCCATCAGCGCGCGTTTGAGGGTGTGGCTTTCCCGTTGCAGGGCGTCGCGGAACTGCTGGCGGGTAGCCCCTAGCACGTGCAGGCCACCCCGGTCCATGGCGGCCAGCTGGTCCCGCCCTGCCAGGAGGTGGAGTGCGGCACGCTTACGGGTTCCGGCCTCGGTCAGCAGCAAGCTGCCGTGGGCAAATTCGAAGGCGGCCAGTCCCAGCTTGCCCGGAATCTTGCTCCCTGCTGCGCGCCAGTGGAGGCGTCCGGCGATCATCAGGTGGAGCACCAGGAAGTGATCAACGGGGAAGCAGAAGACCAGCCGCTTGCCCAGGCGCTCGAAGCCGGTGACCGTCTGTCCTTCGATGGTGCTCAGCGGTGGCTCGGCGGTGCGCAGCAGAAAAGGGCTGCGCAGGCGCACCTTGAGCAGTTGTTCGCCACCCAGCAGTGCCTCCAGCCGCTCAAGGTAAATGGCAATATCGGGGTACTCGGGCATGGGTGGGCGACGTGATTTCCTGCGGGTCGCCGGAAGCTAAGCGGCGCAGTCCCGAATTACTCTTCTTTATGGTGGCACGGCAGCCTAAGCTTACAACCTTTGGGATTGAACGCCACAGGCTAACCGGAGTAGCGGCGGAGGAACTTGGCCCGACCTCTCAACTATAACGCCACCTTGATCGAGCGGGAAGACGTCACCGATCTACTGAGCATCTTCCGTGTGCGGCCCGATATTCCGGCCGACGCGTCACCCGCTGCGTCGGCGGTCCCCAAATTTGTGGCTGGGCAGTACGCCGTGTTGGGGGCCAACAATGAGCAGGCGCCCGAAAAAGGTGGTTCACGGAGGGCCTACTCCATCGCCTCACCGCCTTACGAGCAGCGCTGGCTTGAGTTCTACGTGCGCTACGTGGACCGGCCCACCAGCGCCAATCCGTTCACCCACCTTTTATGGCCGCTGCAGCCGGGCGCCCGGTTGTGGCTGGGCCCCAAGATCACGGGGCACTTCACCCTGGCGCATGCGCTGGGGGAGAACGACCACCGGCTGCGCCTGTTTGTGGCGGCCGGAACGGGCTTGGCGCCCTTTGTGGCCATGGTGCTGCAAGCGTCCTGGCAGGGCGAATTTGAGCCTGGCAAAGCCCCCAACTATGTGCTGCTGCACGGGGCCAGCCACCCCACCGATCTGGCCTACAGCGCGGAACTGGAGGCGCTGCTGAATCCTGTGGCGCCGCGCTATTTTCCATCCATAAGTCGCCCCCATCTGCACCCTGATTGGCAGGGTGACACCGGCCGGGTGGAGGCCTTTTTCGAGGCTGAGAAGTTGGCGGACCTGGAGCAGCGCCTGGGATTCGAGCCGGGTTACATCGCGCCGGCCAACTGCGTCGTTTTTGTCTGCGGGTTGCAGGGAACCATCGCCGAGACGGTGAAACGGCTGCTGCTGCGCGGTTTTGTGCCCAGCGACCGGCGCATACAGGAGGCGCTGGCTCTGCCCGCCGGCCTGGCGCCCGCGCTTTACTTTGAGCAGTACGATACGACGCCCATCCTCGATTTGACCGACCAGGAGCTGGTGGCCAGCCTCCGGGACAGCTTTTCCACCGCCCCCCTGCAGTAGCCGTCTTAGCCCGCGAGATCTGGGGTGCAAATCGCCCCTGACGGGCAAAATAATCGGCCTCGCGCCACAATTAACTTGACTGCCTGCGTGGCCGCGGTTCAACTTCAAACGCGTGATCGGTGAGTGTGGACAACCTGTGGATAACTTGCCGGCCGCTAGGCTCGCTTTCAAATTTAATAGTTAACTGACTGAGTACTGTTGGACACCTCTGCCGTTTGGCAAAATTGCCTTTCACTCATTAAAGATCGGGTCGCCACCCAAACCTTTCAGACCTGGTTTGAACCGCTCAAGGTGGCCAACCTGCAGGACTCGCAGCTGACCCTCCAGGTGCCGAGCCAGTTCTATTATGAGTGGCTCGATGCCCACTATCGGCCCATCATTGTGGCGGCCCTGAAGCAGGCTACCGGCAGGGACCTCCAGGTACAGTACAGCGTGGTTCTGGGCGAAGGTCTGGCGGATGAGCCTGCGCCCATCTTGCCGACGGAAATTGAGCGCGGGAACGGCTTTTCGCGCCAGTCGCAACTGAACCGCCGTTACGCCTTTGAAAACTTTATTGAGGGCGCCGGGAATCAGTTCGCCAAGGCGGCGGCCCAGTCCGTTTGTGATGGCCTGCAAAAAAACCTGTTCAACCCGCTGGTGATCTATGGCGGGGTGGGGTTGGGCAAGACCCATCTGCTTCAGGCTGTGGGCAATCATATGTTGGCCCAGGATGCCGACACCCGCGTAGTATATGTCACCAGCGAGAAGTTCACCTTGGACTTTATTTCATCCATCCAGAAGAACCGCACCACGTCATTTTCCAAATACTATCGCAGTGTGGATATGTTGCTGGTGGACGATATTCAATTCTTCCAGAAAAAGGAGCAGACCCAGGAGCAGTTTTTCCACACTTTTAACGACCTTTACCAGCGCGGCAAGCAGATTGTCATGACCCTCGACCGCCCTCCCAGCGA
This genomic interval carries:
- the bcp gene encoding thioredoxin-dependent thiol peroxidase; translated protein: MLLEPGTAAPDFTLPDADNQRVSLSDFRGRKLVLWFFPKANTPGUIIEGKGFRDEFQAFEQAGIQIVGVSGDPPVKQKKFADKYGFPYPLLCDEGHEVMKAYGVWGPKKMLGREYEGIRRTTYLIDEQGNVAKVYAKVRPPNHAKAILEEWA
- a CDS encoding DegT/DnrJ/EryC1/StrS family aminotransferase — its product is MSTSTRQPAEQLALLGGAPAVDRTQWPSWPPRLPGLVEALRQVVEEDQWGVRSATIKQFEEAFAAYHEAEFALAMANGTLALQAALLALGVEPGDEVILPAYTFVATAAAVRYAGAHPVFADVDPTTFNLDPQDAARRITPRTRAILPVHIGGNPADMAAINKLAEQHGLAVIEDAAQAHGAIYAGRKVGALGLAGCFSFQSSKNMTGGEGGILLTNDRAYYERAYQIYNCGRALGGPWHEHVALGLNLRISAFQAAVLLHQLPQVESWAVTREANGRYLEERLGAIPGITCARRYPETGRNAYHLFIFTYDPDPFDGLPRARFLEALNAEGVVASQGYRPLTDLPFLYSKEQQAKGGSAQSWPVTEYVSQQGVWLRQFELLADRNMMDGIVAAVEKVRAEAEKLQK
- a CDS encoding formamidopyrimidine-DNA glycosylase, which encodes MPEYPDIAIYLERLEALLGGEQLLKVRLRSPFLLRTAEPPLSTIEGQTVTGFERLGKRLVFCFPVDHFLVLHLMIAGRLHWRAAGSKIPGKLGLAAFEFAHGSLLLTEAGTRKRAALHLLAGRDQLAAMDRGGLHVLGATRQQFRDALQRESHTLKRALMDPRLFDGIGNAYSDEILHRARLSPLALSQRLGDEAIERLRLAAQDVLRDWTDRLRQEVGDGFPEKVTAFREGMAVHGRHGQPCPVCGHPVQRIRYASNETNYCPHCQTGGKLLADRALSRLLKADWPRSLEALEELPGRRGQGP
- the dnaA gene encoding chromosomal replication initiator protein DnaA, encoding MDTSAVWQNCLSLIKDRVATQTFQTWFEPLKVANLQDSQLTLQVPSQFYYEWLDAHYRPIIVAALKQATGRDLQVQYSVVLGEGLADEPAPILPTEIERGNGFSRQSQLNRRYAFENFIEGAGNQFAKAAAQSVCDGLQKNLFNPLVIYGGVGLGKTHLLQAVGNHMLAQDADTRVVYVTSEKFTLDFISSIQKNRTTSFSKYYRSVDMLLVDDIQFFQKKEQTQEQFFHTFNDLYQRGKQIVMTLDRPPSELSGLQDRLISRFQAGLVVDIHPPDLETRIAILLHKAEQDGLDISYEITEYIAHCIKSNVRDLEGALIRLLAYSSLRNQEINLEMARQVVQQILGKNAAKNVTVDEVIKVISDEFDFRENHLIGKGRRADLALARQVAMFLARELTGASLVTIGLHFAGRDHSTVIHACRTVEHKMNADPQFMARVGSIRHELANNVF